A window of the Acidobacteriota bacterium genome harbors these coding sequences:
- the cobA gene encoding uroporphyrinogen-III C-methyltransferase: MKFRQNQTGKVYLVGAGPGDPGLLTLKARDLIAAADCVIYDYLVNAEILKHASPEAELLYVGKRGFGDSWTQSEINTLLLDMAEEHALIVRLKGGDPFIFGRGGEEALLLAEAGIEWEVVPGVTAGSSVAAYAGIPITHRGLSSSVTFVTGHEDPAKSESAIRWQHLAQGVDTVVFFMGVTRIGEIVAQLIEHGRNAETPVAVVSWGTYDKQETVVGTLANIADTVRRQKLKAPALIIVGEVVRLREKLQWFNELRISDRGFRSSLAEAVAMESFRLPNPFYEALAS, translated from the coding sequence ATGAAATTTCGACAAAACCAAACAGGCAAAGTCTATTTGGTCGGAGCAGGGCCGGGCGATCCCGGCCTGCTCACGCTGAAAGCGCGCGATTTGATCGCGGCGGCGGATTGCGTGATTTACGACTATTTGGTCAACGCGGAAATTCTGAAACACGCTTCGCCCGAAGCCGAATTGCTGTATGTCGGCAAACGTGGTTTCGGTGATTCGTGGACACAATCGGAAATCAACACTCTGTTACTGGATATGGCGGAAGAGCATGCATTGATCGTGCGGCTGAAAGGCGGCGATCCCTTCATCTTCGGACGCGGCGGCGAAGAGGCGTTGTTGCTTGCCGAAGCCGGAATCGAATGGGAAGTCGTGCCGGGCGTGACCGCAGGTTCATCGGTCGCGGCGTATGCGGGAATTCCCATCACGCACCGTGGTTTGAGCAGTTCCGTCACCTTCGTCACAGGCCATGAAGATCCTGCGAAATCCGAATCCGCAATCCGCTGGCAGCATTTGGCCCAGGGCGTAGACACGGTTGTGTTTTTCATGGGCGTGACGCGGATTGGCGAAATCGTCGCGCAATTGATCGAACACGGCAGAAACGCTGAAACGCCAGTGGCGGTTGTCAGTTGGGGAACTTATGACAAGCAGGAAACCGTCGTCGGCACGCTCGCCAACATCGCGGATACGGTTCGTCGCCAGAAGCTCAAAGCTCCGGCACTGATTATCGTCGGCGAAGTCGTCCGGTTGCGTGAAAAGCTGCAATGGTTCAACGAATTGCGGATTTCGGATCGCGGATTTCGGAGTTCGCTGGCCGAAGCTGTAGCGATGGAAAGTTTCCGATTGCCCAACCCATTTTACGAGGCATTGGCAAGCTGA